The following nucleotide sequence is from uncultured Draconibacterium sp..
AGCACCGTGATCGGAGAAGTTAGCTTCACCAATAGAGTACAATCCGGGAACTGAAGTCATCAGGTTATAATCAACCCAGGTACCACCCATTGAATAGTGGATAGCCGGATAAATCATCATTGGCTCAGTGTACGGATCAACGTCGGTAATTTTTTCGTACATCTGGAACAGGTTACCGTAACGCTGTGCAATTACGTTTTTGCCCAAACGATCGATCGAATATTTAAAGTCGAGGAATACAGCTTTACCTTCAGAGTTTACACCAAATCCTGCATCGCAACGTTCTTTTGCAGCACGCGATGCAACGTCACGAGGTACAAGGTTACCATACGAAGGATATCTTCTTTCCAGGTAAAAGTCGCGATCTTCATCAGGAATGTCGTTCGGACCAATTTCACCTTTCTGCAATTTTACCGCATCTTCTTTTTTCTTCGGAACCCAAACACGGCCATCGTTACGCAACGATTCTGACATCAAAGTCAGTTTCGACTGCTGATCGCCATGAACAGGAATACAAGTTGGGTGAATCTGTACGAAACATGGGTTCGACATAAAAGCACCACGTTTGTAACACTGCCATGCTGCCGATCCGTTACTTCCCATTGCGTTGGTCGACAGGAAGAATACGTTTCCGTAACCTCCGGTTGCAACAACAACGGCGTGTGCGCCAAAACGTTTGATCTCGCCCGAAACAAGATCGCGGGCAATAATACCACGGGCTTTTCCGTCGATCTTCACCAAATCCAACATTTCGTGGCGGTTGTACATTTCAACAGCACCTTTCGCAATCTGACGGTTTAACGCCTGGTAAGCACCAATCAACAACTGCTGACCGGTTTGCCCACGTGCGTAGAACGTACGACTAACCAAAACACCACCAAACGAACGGTTATCTAACAAACCTCCGTATTCGCGGCCAAAAGGTACACCCTGTGCAACACACTGGTCGATAATATTTGGCGAAACTTCTGCCAAACGGTAAACGTTAGCTTCACGTGCACGGTAGTCGCCACCTTTAATGGTATCGTAGAACAAACGGTAAACCGAGTCGTTATCGTTCTGATAGTTTTTTGCAGCATTAATACCACCCTGTGCAGCAATAGAGTGCGCACGACGCGGGCTATCCTGGTAACAAAATGCTTTAACTTTGTATCCTAATTCTGCTAAAGAAGCAGCTGCCGAGGCACCACCTAAACCGGTACCTACAACAATAATCTCTAACTTACGCTTGTTAGCAGGGCTCACTACTTTAATGGCAGATTTGTGTTTGCTCCACTTCTCTGCTAATGGCCCTTCAGGTATCTTATTATCTAAAATGCTCATAATTCTTTCCTCTTTTTTATTTATACAATCCTAACATGAAATAAAGTGGAATAACGGCGTAACCCACTGCAATAAGAATTGCGTAAATCGTACCAATAACTTTCCAACGGTTTAACCAATGTTTGTTGTTTAAACCTAAGGTTTGGAAAGCCGACCAGAACCCATGCGACAGGTGAAATCCCAGCAAAGCACCACCAAGAATGTAGAAAACACCCAGTACAGTGGAGTTAATAAAAGCAGTAGAAACCAAAGCGTACGCATTGTGCATGTGTTCGCCGTTGATGGTAACTTCTGCCAAAAGCGGATCACCGGTAAACTTCATCTTAACAAAGAAGTTAATAATGTGGATGATAAGAAATACCAAAACCAAACCACCTAAAACCAGCATATTACGCGATGCCCACGAGCTTGCTCCGCTCATGTTCTTTTTCGCATACTTAACCGGGCGTGCTTTCCAGTTTTGATACTCAAGGAAGAATGACCAAACAATGTGAATGATAAAACCTAATCCGAGAATGGGTTCCATAATCTTAATCAGGGGATTAGTAGCCATAAAGTGAGCTCCCTGATTAAACAAATCACCGCTGTTGTCAAAAATCAGTAATAAGTTGAGGCCCAAGTGGACTGCAATAAACACTACCAGGAATAATCCCGACAGGCTCATCACAAATTTTCTTCCAATCGAGGCTGTTAAAAATCTGCTCATAATCTATTATTTATTTTTGGTTGATTCCGAATTTTGCTTAAAGCGCCACAAATGTAGACGAACACAAATATTCCTGCAAAAATGGGGTTCTAAATTAGCTAATTTATAATGATTCTACAACTGATTTAATTTTTGCTTTAGATTGGAAAATAAGTCGAACTACTTTAACAATAAAAACACGCCTGCTTCCCTTCATTTTCTTTGATACAGCGAAAATACTCCGATCAATAATTTATTGCTTTATTTTTCATCAGGATATCGTTTGTACCAGCTATTATTTTGGCAGAACAATTACAACGATGAAACTTTTTTAAGGCTATCATCAAGACAATACAGCTAGCGGATCGTAGAAATAATAAAACCTAACCGAATTTGGCAGAATGGAAAAAGAGTTCTGCTATTGATTGGTAACATCCGCTCATATATCTATATTTAATTCCAATTATCTAAATAAAGTATGAAAGCACTGGTATTGGAAAATTACAATGAATTGGTTTATAAAGATGTTGATGAACCTGTTCCGACAGAAAATGAAGTGCTCGTGAAGGTTAAAGCCTGTGGAATTTGCGGCTCGGATGTGCATGGAATGGACGGAAGCACCGGAAGAAGAAAACCACCGCTAATTATGGGGCACGAAGCTTCGGGGGTTATCACAGCTCTTGGCAGCGAAGTTTCGGGGTGGAATGTTGGCGACAGGGTAACCTTCGACTCCACAATATATCCGTTAAACGATTGGTTTTCCTTGAATGGCCATTACAATTTAAGCGAAAACAGGCGAGTGCTTGGCGTGTCGCCCGGCAATTATAAAAAGAATGGTGCTTTTGCCGAATACGTAACAGTGCCCGAGCATATTTTATACAAACTGCCTGATAACGTTTCGTTTGAACAGGCAGCCATGGTCGAACCCGCTGCCGTTGCGCTTCATGCCATTAAACAATCCGGGTTCCAACTGGGCGAAAGTGCTGCAGTAATAGGTACCGGAATGATCGGTTTATTTCTTGTTCAACTTTTGTCGCTTTCCAATCCGGCCCCGCTTTTCGCTATCGATATTGAAATGGCAAAACTTGAAATGGCAAAAGAATTTGGTGCTGAAATTGTCTTGAATCCTGACAAAAACGATCTGATAAAAGAGGTATTAGCCCGAACGAATAAGCGCGGTATCGACCATGTTTTTGAGGCTGTAGGCATTGAGCCTACAGTTAATAGCGCTATTGAAATTGTGAGAAAGGGCGGAAAAGTGGTGATGGTTGGGAACCTTTCTGCCGATATTCGTTTTCCGCTGCAAAGTGTAGTTACCCGCGAAATAAAAGTTTTGGGGAGTTGCGCCATCAGGGGAGAATACGAAACAGTGCTTCAACTCATTGATTCCGGAAAAATTAAAGTGAATGATATGATCTCGGCCGTCGCACCTCTTTCAGAGGGTGCCGATTGGTTCAAGCGATTGTATAACAAAGAATCCGGTCTGAAAAAAGTTATTCTTGTTCCGTAAGATTTGACATCCAATCTCGAGAATGCAAAAATCAACAAAAACCATAAAACCTGAATTATCTTGAAAAAAAATCTGTTCAATATTGCCATTCTTGGATGCGGCAAGGTAGCTCATCTTCATGCCAAAGCCATCCGAAATATACCCGATGCTCAATTGTCAGGTGTTTGGAGCAGGACCTATAAAACAGCAAAAAGCTTCGCTTCAGAATACAATGTGGAAGCCTTTACCGATATTTCAAAACTTGTTTCCGAAAAAGAAATTGATCTGGTCATTGTTTGCACACCACATCCTTTTCATATCGGACCAACCCTGGAAGCCGCCGGGGCCGGAGCAAATGTTTTAGTTGAAAAACCACTGGCATCAACGCTTGATGATTCTGACGAAATGATACGCGTTTGTAAAAAGCAAGGTGTAAAACTCGGCGTTATCAGTCAGCGGCGTTGGTACGAGCCTGTAAAAAGAATAAAAGCAGCGATAGACGAAGGTAAGATCGGAAAACCTGTTTTTGGGACCGTAAACATACTCGGCTGGCGCGACAAAGCGTATTATGATTCAGATGCCTGGCGGGGAACGTGGAATATGGAAGGCGGCGGCGTTTTGGTCAACCAGGCTCCGCATCAACTGGACATTTTATTGTGGTATATGGGTGAAATTGAAGAAGTTTACGGCATTTGGAAAAACCTGAATCATCCCTATATAGAGGTGGAAGATACGGCAGTGTCCATTATAAAATTCAGAAATGGCGGCATTGGTAACATCATCGTTAGCAATTCAACCAAACCCGGAATATACGGGAAAGTGCACATCCATGGCGAAAATGGGGCTTCGGTGGGTGTGCAAACCGATGGCGGAGCAATGTTTATAGCCGGAATGTCAGGAATCCTTGAACCTCCTGTAAACGACATTTGGACGGTTCCCGGCGAAGAGCACTACCTCGATCAATGGAAGAAAGAAGACGCTGAATTTTTTCAATCGGTTGATCCAATGGTTTACTACATACAAAAACAGATCGAAGATTTTTTGGCGGCTATAAGCAATAATACTGATCCGTTGGTAAGCGGCGAAGAAGGAAGAAAAACAGTTGAGCTGTATACTGCCATTTATCGTTCTACGCGCGACAACCGGCCCGTGAAATTTCCACTTCAGCCTGAAACAGGGCGAAATGATATGGACGGCAGACTGGTATAATTGATTTTAAGCAAACTAAACCTAAAAACTATGTCAACATTATTTATCTTTTTCCTGGTCACTTCGGCAGTTGCGCTTCTGCTGTTTATGGTACTCAAATTAAAAATCAGTGCTTTTATTTCATTACTAATCATTTCGATGTATGTTGGAATTCTGACCGGAATGCCGCTGACAAATATTCTTCAAAGCATTCAGGACGGAATGGGAAGCACACTGGGTTTTGTAGCTACGGTGGTCGGTCTGGGAGCCATTTTCGGCCAAATGCTTGAAAGTTCGGGAGGTGCCCTTTCGCTGGCCCATTCTTTAGTGAAAAAGTTCGGTAAAGAAAAGGCATCCTGGGCGATGGTGATCACTGGATTTATTGTCGCGATCCCTGTCTTTCTTGATGTTGGTTTTATCATTCTCGTACCGATTATTTATGCCCTGTCAAAAGATACACAAAGGTCGCTGCTATATTACGGTATCCCGCTTTTAGCCGGGCTTGCTGTTACCCATAGTTTTATTCCTCCAACGCCAGGTCCGGTTGCCGTAGCCGACATTTTGAATGCACAGTTGGGCTGGGTAATATTTTTTGGTGTAATTCTTGGGTTTCCAACGGCCGTCATTGCGGGCCCTATCTGGGGAAAATACATTTCAAAAAAAATTCATATTCTTCCTCCGGCCGAGTTTTTAAATTCTTCCGAAGAAGAAAAAGAAGCCAAAAACCTTCCATCGTTTCGCACTGTGGCGCTGATTATTTCAATACCGTTGGTATTAATTTTACTCAATACTTTATCGTCTCTCCTTGTTGAAAAAGGAGTACTGGAGAAATCAATGCTGACAGATGGTGTTGAATTTATCGGGCATCCTTTTTCTGCATTGATAATTGCGACCTTAATTGCTACTTATGTGTTGTGTGCGAAGCGTGGAATGTCGAAACAGGCGATTCTCGACCTCAGCACCAAAGCACTTGGCCCGGCCGGGATTATCATTTTAATAACCGGAGCAGGAGGTGTGCTCAAACAGATATTGGTTGATTCGGGAATTGGGAAAATGATGGCTGAATCGATGGCCAATTCGGCAATGCCACCTATTGTTTTGGCGTGGTTACTAGCCGCTATTGTGCGTGTAACACAGGGCTCGGCAACTGTTGCCATGATAACTGCTGCAGGAATAATTGCCCCTGTTCTTGGCGAATTAGAATTGAACGACCCACATCGTGCTTTGGTTGTTTTAGCCATTGCTTCGGGTGCCACACTTTTATCGCATGTTAACGATAGCGGATTTTGGCTGGTAGGCAAATATTTTGGGATGAACGAAAAACAGACCCTTCAAAGCTGGACGGTTATGGAATCGATAATTGCTGTTTGCGGATTGGCATTTACGATGTTGGCCAGTATGTTTTTTTAATTGCCAAAGATTATGGATTCGAATAACCCAAACAACAAACCACGCTGGCAAACTGCCAATTCAGATTTCTATAAAAAGTATAAAGACGAAAGGAAAAAGCTAAAGGATGAAACAACCAAAGCGGAAAATATGCTTTGGGAAAAGTTACGAAATAAGCAGCTTGGCGTAAAATTCAGAAGACAACACATCATAGATTTTTATATTCCTGATTTTGTCGCACTTACCATAAAACTGATCATTGCAGTGGATGGCAAAATCCATATATACAAAAAAGCAGAAGACAAGGAGCGAACCAAAAGACTTGCCGCAATCGGTTACAAAGTAATTCGATTTAGCAATGAAGAGGTTGAAAATGATATTGATAAAGTTGTTGTTAAGATAAAAGATGAAGTTGACAAATTGCCCCCACCTAACCCCTCCGCCAGCCGACAGAAGGAATAAAGCCGATGGATTAAAGCATGAAGCGTAAATTTTCGTCACCGGCCAAAAGTCCCCTTTGGGGATTTAGGGGTCAGAATGTTGATTGACGAAAGCATTCAATTGCTACAAACGACCCCACCTAACCTCCCCAAAGGGGAGGGATGAGGATAGTGGTCTGATTTCAGGATCTCTAGTTCTATTCACTGGACGAATGTCCCCTTCGGGGACTTAGGGGTCAGAAGAATAATCAAAAATTACTATTATTGCACAACAAATCGCTTTGCGCCTGGCGCTTTGCTCCATGCTGTTATTATGACTTTTACATTCAAACATTTCACAGAACTCACAACTTCCGAGCTTTACGACATCTTACAACTTCGG
It contains:
- a CDS encoding fumarate reductase/succinate dehydrogenase flavoprotein subunit, which translates into the protein MSILDNKIPEGPLAEKWSKHKSAIKVVSPANKRKLEIIVVGTGLGGASAAASLAELGYKVKAFCYQDSPRRAHSIAAQGGINAAKNYQNDNDSVYRLFYDTIKGGDYRAREANVYRLAEVSPNIIDQCVAQGVPFGREYGGLLDNRSFGGVLVSRTFYARGQTGQQLLIGAYQALNRQIAKGAVEMYNRHEMLDLVKIDGKARGIIARDLVSGEIKRFGAHAVVVATGGYGNVFFLSTNAMGSNGSAAWQCYKRGAFMSNPCFVQIHPTCIPVHGDQQSKLTLMSESLRNDGRVWVPKKKEDAVKLQKGEIGPNDIPDEDRDFYLERRYPSYGNLVPRDVASRAAKERCDAGFGVNSEGKAVFLDFKYSIDRLGKNVIAQRYGNLFQMYEKITDVDPYTEPMMIYPAIHYSMGGTWVDYNLMTSVPGLYSIGEANFSDHGANRLGASALMQGLADGYFVLPYTIGDYLADEIMTPMADTSAPEFAAVEKEVTDRIEKLYNIKGSKPVDYFHKKLGQVMWDYVGMARNAEGLKKAIEMIKEIREEFWKDVRIPGELDNLNPELEKAGRVADFFDIGELMARDALDRNESCGGHFREESATEEGEAKRNDEKFTYVSCWEYKGEGVEPVMNKEELVFENVKLTQRSYK
- a CDS encoding succinate dehydrogenase cytochrome b subunit — translated: MSRFLTASIGRKFVMSLSGLFLVVFIAVHLGLNLLLIFDNSGDLFNQGAHFMATNPLIKIMEPILGLGFIIHIVWSFFLEYQNWKARPVKYAKKNMSGASSWASRNMLVLGGLVLVFLIIHIINFFVKMKFTGDPLLAEVTINGEHMHNAYALVSTAFINSTVLGVFYILGGALLGFHLSHGFWSAFQTLGLNNKHWLNRWKVIGTIYAILIAVGYAVIPLYFMLGLYK
- a CDS encoding galactitol-1-phosphate 5-dehydrogenase yields the protein MKALVLENYNELVYKDVDEPVPTENEVLVKVKACGICGSDVHGMDGSTGRRKPPLIMGHEASGVITALGSEVSGWNVGDRVTFDSTIYPLNDWFSLNGHYNLSENRRVLGVSPGNYKKNGAFAEYVTVPEHILYKLPDNVSFEQAAMVEPAAVALHAIKQSGFQLGESAAVIGTGMIGLFLVQLLSLSNPAPLFAIDIEMAKLEMAKEFGAEIVLNPDKNDLIKEVLARTNKRGIDHVFEAVGIEPTVNSAIEIVRKGGKVVMVGNLSADIRFPLQSVVTREIKVLGSCAIRGEYETVLQLIDSGKIKVNDMISAVAPLSEGADWFKRLYNKESGLKKVILVP
- a CDS encoding Gfo/Idh/MocA family oxidoreductase; this translates as MKKNLFNIAILGCGKVAHLHAKAIRNIPDAQLSGVWSRTYKTAKSFASEYNVEAFTDISKLVSEKEIDLVIVCTPHPFHIGPTLEAAGAGANVLVEKPLASTLDDSDEMIRVCKKQGVKLGVISQRRWYEPVKRIKAAIDEGKIGKPVFGTVNILGWRDKAYYDSDAWRGTWNMEGGGVLVNQAPHQLDILLWYMGEIEEVYGIWKNLNHPYIEVEDTAVSIIKFRNGGIGNIIVSNSTKPGIYGKVHIHGENGASVGVQTDGGAMFIAGMSGILEPPVNDIWTVPGEEHYLDQWKKEDAEFFQSVDPMVYYIQKQIEDFLAAISNNTDPLVSGEEGRKTVELYTAIYRSTRDNRPVKFPLQPETGRNDMDGRLV
- a CDS encoding gluconate:H+ symporter, translating into MSTLFIFFLVTSAVALLLFMVLKLKISAFISLLIISMYVGILTGMPLTNILQSIQDGMGSTLGFVATVVGLGAIFGQMLESSGGALSLAHSLVKKFGKEKASWAMVITGFIVAIPVFLDVGFIILVPIIYALSKDTQRSLLYYGIPLLAGLAVTHSFIPPTPGPVAVADILNAQLGWVIFFGVILGFPTAVIAGPIWGKYISKKIHILPPAEFLNSSEEEKEAKNLPSFRTVALIISIPLVLILLNTLSSLLVEKGVLEKSMLTDGVEFIGHPFSALIIATLIATYVLCAKRGMSKQAILDLSTKALGPAGIIILITGAGGVLKQILVDSGIGKMMAESMANSAMPPIVLAWLLAAIVRVTQGSATVAMITAAGIIAPVLGELELNDPHRALVVLAIASGATLLSHVNDSGFWLVGKYFGMNEKQTLQSWTVMESIIAVCGLAFTMLASMFF
- a CDS encoding endonuclease domain-containing protein is translated as MDSNNPNNKPRWQTANSDFYKKYKDERKKLKDETTKAENMLWEKLRNKQLGVKFRRQHIIDFYIPDFVALTIKLIIAVDGKIHIYKKAEDKERTKRLAAIGYKVIRFSNEEVENDIDKVVVKIKDEVDKLPPPNPSASRQKE